The window ATTTAATGGTTGGAGGGTATGCTATCTGTTTATTCAATAGATGTCTTCAGATGAATAAACAGACATGTCAGTGATGATTCTGGTGAATGTTCCCCTTCAGATGGTGTTTCTGATGAGTTTGCCCTCTGCATGATCTCTATAAAGAGATTCTCAGCTGAAGATCACAACCAAAGGGATCTAGAAACCAAGACACCACAGTTCCAGAGAAAATAAGTCACCACCAACGCCTGATAAACTAGGTACTTACCGTATTTGAAACAAATTTGTACCATTTATTTTGCCAAGATTTAGGTTTCCTAGACAAATGCCTTAATATttaaagagggagggggagaataaTTTTTTTACACTTGAATCAGCCAGGGCTATGTATTTGTATAGTCCATTGACTTCAAGAAGTCTTTAACCTTGGATGTAACTTGTCATTCCTCTTTTTATTATCAGtgataatatttattatttatttatttcaaatgagAGAAGCTTGTTTACTGCACTAAATAGTACAGTAGTAAAAATACTAAAGTAATTTAAAATGCAACACATACCATATAAAGTCCAGAAACACTATATTTCACTATATTATTCTCCCCTGTTGTAATTTCCTGCTTTAATATGTGCAACTTTCTCTAAGTGTGTTAGCTTTGTTCAGAGTgttttttggtagcaaaagccaggagggactcatttgcaggggacacaccccctgacatcaccactgtttcacatagagctttttagtagaaaaagcctagcaagagctcatttgcatattaggccataccccctgacacctagccagccagaactgcattcctgtgtgttcctgctcaaaaaaagccctggttttgttgGTATAGTTTCATTACCATATTTTATCTAGTTGTAATTTGCTGTGATTCTAAATGAGAAAGGTGgtctataaatgaagcaaatcatTACATGTAATTATCAACAtaatatctaattctcaacagatTTGGGGCAAGGCCTGCAAGCAAACCAATGACTCTCCCTGAAGCTGAAAGCCCATGTGGTGCTACGGTTGGTATGTCATACTAAGATCAGGGAGGCCCagatttgaatcctcactctgccaaggaagcttgccGGGCAATCTTCAGCCACTCACTCTCCCTTAGCCTAATCTatttcactgggttgttgtgaagataaaatggaggagaggaaacctttcattggggagaaaggcggggtacaaatgaaattaataaataataaataaagttgAAGATTGAGGATTAGATATAAGGCCAGCCAAggtagggtggggtgggggagaaaagcatgcagggaaagggagaggaTGTGGGAGCTACCAGGAactgggaaagaagaaatagtttaGGGAAGAGAATCCAGGGGAAAATGAGACCCCTGCACAATTCTTACATTTGAAATGCTGGTCCCATGTGACAACAAGATACAGAGACCAGCCTTTCAGTTGTGCAAATCTCCACTTCTTTATTTTAGTCTTATACACACACTTTTTAAAGCAGAGAAGACCAGGTTGATAAGGAGATGCAGGTGGAAGGCTGAATAACAAAGCAAGGATATGTTGGATCTGAAGGGTGTCAAATTAATTTCTACCAATTGTGTGTGAAATCGTTGCCAAAGTCTACTTTGGGATACACAGATATAACTTACTTAGTTATAGGCACCCTGCTGACTTAGGAAAATAAGCCTTACTACCCAGCCAGCCATTTAATGTGGATGTTAAATCATTTGTGATTACTAATGTCTAAGTACTTTGTCATTGCCAAGCTCTCATTTTCCATCAGAGCAATTCTAATTGATTTAAATGGTCTGTTTCGCCTTGGTGCACGCATGATCACGTCGTAAGTGGTCTTTAGGACTATTTTAATTGCCAAGGATGTTTTTCCTTAAGAAAATCTCGGTGCCCAGAGCAGAACAAATTATTATTGCCATCTACAAATACACAAACATTGttttttcctccccctctctgCATGTTTTGTTACACCAGCTTCTCTCTCTTGTGTTTTGGGGGGCTCGGGTCTTAATTTATGCAAAATTAATTGATATATCTTTTATAATTGATGTGCTGTAAAATTAATGAGTAATTTATGTAATTAGTCAATTAAGGATAATTCCAGCATATGTTCAATATGCCCAGAAGGTGTACTTTACAAGTAGTTATTTGTCCAGGAGTTTGATGCTGAGAAAACTACCTAATTAATTTTTTATGCATATCAGCTTAGTATCTGTTTAACAGCTCCCTTTGTGATAACAGATTTAATATTTATCTTTCTAACATGTCTGAGAGGGTGGAGCAAGGATTTGCCTCTTGGTGCTTTTAAGAGGCACTCCAGTAGCACCTGGTATGAGGTGTTTTCCTGGTCATTGTGTCCCATTGTCATATCCACCACCCCCTCAGGCAACCTGCTCTGGTGTCCAGGGTCAGGGAAGCATTACACAAATGTGATATGCAGTTTAAACATGATCCggcttttccttttttaaaaagaaagaattcttccttctttccctgtcAATGACCCTTTAAATGCATCTTGGAGGACTTTGGGAGCTGTTGAGGCATAGTGAGAGAGATCTGTTGGCTAATTAATTGACACTGTTTTGAATATTCATACCTAATATAACCAGTATGCTCTTAATTACATTGTTGGACTTCCCTCTAAGGAGGCTAAATCACCAAAGACTTAATTAATGTAATGTATTCCAGAGCTGGCTGGCTCAAAAGGAAGACAGTTGCTGTCAGGAGTTGCACCATGACACCTGGCTGCTGATGAACAGTCTTTTGTTATTACTCTTTGCGAGAGAAAGGAAAACTTTGCTTCCTGTTATTATTGTTCGAGTTAACTCCGAATCTCccttgatttaaagagacagcgaAAACGCGGCAGAAGCGCAGGACTTGCTCCGGTGTTTCTGCGGGAAGCCAAGGCAAGTCGCGGAGTCGTTTCAGAATAAGGCAGCCCAGGCAGTACTTCCCCTGGCTGCTGCTTCTGCCGCAAAGCCCGGGCAAGGCTCACAGACTGGATCATGCGATTCGTAGCATCACCGTTCCTTGGGCCTGGTCGGTTGGCAACCCCAAAGGCTCCGGATAAGGAATGCTGGAAAGCCCGGCGCGCAGCGCACCAAAGGACAGCCCCAGGCGAGCCCTCGGCCCTGGCACGCCTGTGCCGCTTCCCTCTCTCGACGGGCCACGTGGTGGCACTCCCTTGCAGGGCGCAAGCCTTAGGTCCAGGGCCCTGATAGCGAGATCGTGGCGGGGAGCAAAGTTGCTCCCGGAGGCCAGTCTTGCTTTCGCCCTCGAGTCGCTGCTCGCCAACCAGCCAAACTTAATGGACAACAAGGCCGCGACccaaagccctccccccccacacacacacacacttgagcCGGTGAAACTGCACCCCGCCGGCAGGTGCCGTGCCTGCCATCCCGCGCCATGACCTGCCAAGCCGCCCGTGGAGAATACCCCCGGTCGGAGGGGGTGTTGCCTGTGTGTCCTTCCCCCACCAGGGAAGAGGGAACAGGACAGGCCTCGTCTCCCGTTCCCTCCAGGCCGCTAGCTGCAAGATCGGGATTcctgcaaacccctcccccccccagctcctcGCAGGGATGCAGAATTGCCCAAGGACACAGCTGGcggccgctccccccccccccggtgtgccCCTGCCTCTGCTGCCACTGGGAGGCAAGCGACCCCTGGCCTCGCTGGCTGGGAGCTGCCTTGCCCCGCAACAGACGGCGCccttctgttgccccccccccccccgcagcggaAGCAGCAGCACAGGAGCCCGACCGGCCTCCACCCACCCGCGGGGCGTCGCCCTTGGTGCCGAGACGGAGGGACCCAGAGCCTGGGGGCAAGCGAGCAAGAGccaggcggggcggggcggggagcGGGCGGTGGAGGCGGCCCGGCTCTTCCCTCGGGGGGTGCTCGATCGCAGGCAAAGGCTCTCGCCGTCGTCTGCCGCCAGAGCGCTGATCCCTCCTAATCCCTGGCCCCTTGGAAACCTCGCCTGCCTCCAGCCAGGCCGGCACCACCTCCGCGAAGCTCTGCTGCCTCCTGCCAGGCTCTCTGCGCCGGCAGCCCCTTCCCTCTCGGGGACCTCATCCGGGCCAGCCGCGCGAGGGGGAGAGTGGTCCGGAGGGGATCTGGCGCTCCAGGGGGCTGGAGAAGGTGTCATTTGCTCAGCCCGCCCGCCCCCGCAACCCGAGAGGGGCTTGCAAGTGATGCCAAGGCGGCTGAGCCGCCCAGGAATTGCCTCGCCGGCTGCCAGCCGCAGGCCAGACGGACTCCCTTCTTCTTCGCGGGAGGCGAGGAGAGATGGCCACGGCCAGCATCCGCCAACAGCTTTACTTGGGACACTGGCGGATTTCGGAGGAGGCGGAATAGGGCGGTGTTTCCTGCTCCCACAGCGTGTCTAAGCTTATGGGACCCATCACCGCACCCCAATTTAGAACCAAGTAATAATGCTCCCTACTCTTTGGAATATAGTCACCCGGTTGGGTCACGACATTTCTACAAATGCCTCCAAGGAAGTGGCCATTTCACAAGTAGGTCGTGCACAGTTCTGCGAACATTTTAGGAATGTTAGATAAATATTGTAAAATATACGACAGAGACTGGGGGACTAAGTAGCAGTGAACAACACATTACTTTAACTAAATCACGAATGCATCTTAAATAAAAGAAGGATCAGAGAAACTtccgaacaaagtttgagaccagtggcacctttaagacaaaactttcctgctctcaaacgtccttctgttgcttcagagcaacacggctaCCTAGCTGAATCCATCTTCAGAGAAACGTCTAGTCTCACAAATGTCACCTGGCCCGTTGCCACATCAGCGGACGAATTTTATACCGACGTCCCCCCCTTTGGCTCATGTGCATTGCCATATTCCAGTCTATCCGTGGCAGAACtgcaaaagaacaacaacaacaacaaaagcaacaCTCTGTCAGATCAGAAACAAGTAAGGTGACTGGAGAAAGATCGTGTAAAGCCCTAAAACCTGTGATGGAGATTCACACAGTTAAAATGAGTTTAGCTGTACATAGATTTTAACCATTTTTTCCTTCCTACACGCAATCACGAAACATTTTAATGGGGTGGAATGTTGTTCTATCCTATATTGTGAAACCCTAGGAAAAAATCAGAAAGTGGTGTTTATCTTAGAGTGCATTGACTTATTGTGCACCTGTTAGCATCTCACGAGACTGAATTTACCCAAACTTAAGCTTCTGTGTCTTTCTGCAGAATCAGGGCGTGTTCGTTGCCCAAAATATAGAATTCTTTATAACATGCACACTTCGCTCTCTAAACGCCAGATAGGGTCTTTCTTGGCTGTAGACAGGTGGGCAGTGTGCGGTTGGTTTATTATTTAAACGGTGACTCAGAGTTGGTTCTCAAGAAGACTGAAGTCTCCGAAGAAAATGTAATAAAGTGAATGAGAGGCACTGCATAAAGGGTGAGTCAAATACCAATTTCCCCCTCGTAGATGGGAGAAGTGCCTATATTTGCCTTGCAAAGGAAAATTGGTTTCTCCTTTTGACACGTTTATAATATCTCTTTCCCTGAACGCAAAAGACTACCTTCACTTGGATCACTTGGATCACGTGTGATGCGGAGTCCAATACAGGAGCGCCACAGCATTTAATTGCCAGGACCAATTCACTGGATGTCTCATTTAGTCTTCTATCACCATGCTTAGATCTCAGATATATCTCAGATGGTGGCCATATCTCTTTgcctactttttttaaaaagcacttgaTATTTTCCTAATACATCATATTCATATTTTCCTAATATGAATATGGTATATTATTTTCCTAATATTTCGAAATATTTTCACCTTCTCTGTTTCTTTCAAGAAGAAAGAAACAAATAGGCACAGTAAACATATCAGTAATGAACTTCAGTGGGTATCTGTGTGCTTGTATGTTGAAGAGAGTGTGTGGTGGAAAGATCGCTACAGCGATAGACCTACTTCTCCACACTGAGACTGCAGCAATGCGTGACTCAAGAGTGCTTTATACTGAGTTAGCCAAGGTAAGCATTGTCTTTTCTGATAGGGTCGCAGGTAGATGTATTCATCATTACCtcatcctttggggggggggggggttggacttgggCTTTTCTGTGTGCCCTACTACCAATGCAGTCCCTTCAGGTTCGGCAGGTGTGAACTGTTCTCTGATCGCAGCTGGAAAGTTCATGTGGGGAAAGGTTTTCAACAGGAATACCCAGCACAGAACACAGCAATCCCAGTTCGAAGAGTACTCCATTCCACGTATTTGTAACTGGAACCCGGCTAGCTTGGTCTGCGTCAAATAGAACTGGCTTCCAACTCAGGGTTTCCAATAGGGTGCAATGTGGCATGCCTTGAAAGTCAGTTTTTTTCCTTAACAGGGTTGACTTCCAAGCCGACGCCGTCCTCATCCACCCAAGCCAATAAAATATGGATTACACTCTTACACCATCAAGCCCCACGGTCCGTATCCCCCTGCTGAGCAGGTCCGTATCCACAGCACACCGCTCTCAGCTTCAGCATTTCTAGGCAGAAATCTATCCGAGTCTGTTCATCGGCGTTTGAAAGGGCCGGGCTTTATACTGAATATTCTCCTAGCAGCGCATCCTATagcaatacatcttacccatcgcTATATAGTGAACCGTGGACTCGTTTCTGGGATAGGAGTGGGGGGAGAACTGGTTTCTGCGGCTGGAGCGAAAGGAGCAGCAATGAAATTGCAATGACTGCGAGCGCCAGGCGCTTGGGAGTCTGAGGAACAGGGCAGCTTTCTTGCCTGCCAGCGGGAAAAACgtgatttacacacacacacacacacacacacacacaccgatctGCACGAGTCCCTGACCCCTCCTTGTCCGCttaagaagggagggaagaaaggcggCGGGTAGCCTCTAGCATCCCCTAAGTCTCTGTCATGTGACGATAAAGAATCAGGAGGGGGTGTGGGCGGACGTCTCAGTATCCCGCGTCGGAATCGTCACAAAACTGAGCTGCCTAGCCACAAGACCCAGCTTCCGTGCCATCTTGCCATCCTATCTTTAACCACCTTCCCACTTGGCAGCCCGGCGCTTCAGCCTCTCCTAGGCTCCAGATGCGTGCTTGGACTTCCCTTGgacactctgcagcttagaaaacATCCTTTCTCTAAGGCATCCtggtctgtctctctctgcccgGCAGGAATCCCGTTCTCCATTAAAGCCCTTCGCAGAAACACCAGCCAAAAAAATGTTCGCTTGAAATCCCAGAAACTGTTTCCAGCCCTAATCTGGGCTCCAGAAGAAGACAGCTGGTGACTGTACTTTTGTTGATCTTTTCACAAGCCCTGGTGAGAAAAGTCCGAAGCTTTCCCGCGGCTGCTCAGGGGAGATCTGCTTCCTAAAAGTTTGTACTGAACTCTAGAAAAAAGTCCAGTTTAAACCGAGAGGGTATGTGTGACCGGACGCAGGGAAGGGCTGGAATTAAATTCtgtaatgaggcttgttcctgaATAAATATGTTTAGAACTGAGACAAGGGTGCCAGGAAGGCAGCAGTGATCTGTTTGGCTAGGTTACATATTTTTGATTGTTGGCACAGGTGgttaggaaaaaaagaaagaaaaacttttGCATTTGTCAAAGTTGCAGTTTTCTGCCTGATCAGAGGCTGAGTGAACAACCAGGCTGTGATTTTATACACTCTTGCTTGGCAGAATATTGCGTTGAAATGAACGGGGTTTGCTTTCAAGTGAATTCGTGTTGAATTGGAGTGCCAGTCGCGGGGAAAGAGGAACTATTGGGTGGGAATGTGGTTCATACAAGCTGTTTTAGGGAGCGGTGGGGCACAGATCTGATGAAGAGAGTTTGagctgagaagggggggggggcaagttgaGAAGGGCTTTGGAAGTGTCTATTGTTTATTGCCTCAACTTAGCGGTTCGGGATGTCACTTTGAAACGCTGTAGAAATATATGAGAGCTGGAAGATGATGTGCTGTGAAAACGTGGACTCTTTTGTCGTCTTTGAGTACAACTGATGTTTATATCGTGAAACAGTGACAGCTCACGGGAGCCGATTAGGGGCGCAGAGGAAAGGATCCTTAGGATCTGGGTGTGTGTTCCTTCTAGACGGTGCAGCCGGAGTGGTATGTGACTATGTGCCATGCCTCGTCCGGGCAAGAGTTCATACAGTGACCAGAAGCCCCCTTACTCGTATATCTCGCTGACAGCGATGGCCATCCAGCACTCGGCTGAGAAAATGCTACCGCTGAGTGACATCTACAAGTTCATCATGGAGCGCTTTCCTTACTACCGCGAGCATACTCAGCGCTGGCAAAACTCACTGCGCCACAATCTCTCCTTCAATGACTGCTTCATCAAAATCCCGAGGCGGCCGGATCAGCCGGGCAAGGGTAGCTTCTGGGCTCTGCATCCGGACTGTGGGGACATGTTTGAGAATGGCAGCTTCCTTCGGCGTAGAAAGCGCTTCAAGGTGCCGCGGCCAGAGCCCCATATGCCAACGGCAGGAAAGACAGGGAGCGTGCTACACCCACACTTGAGCCATTATTTCCACCCTCATCACCAGCTACCTCCTCCTCCACAGCCTCCCGCGCCAGGCAAAGGGCATCCAGACTCCACAgtggctgccgccgccgctgccgctgccgccgctgccgccgctgctgTGGGAAAGCTGCCCCAGTTCCAGCCCTACAGCCCTGCACCTGGCTTCAAGCACCCTTTCGCAATTGAGAACCTGATCGGGCGAGACTACAAGGGTGTGATCCAAAGCAGTGGATTGCCTTTGGCTTCTGTGATGCATCACCTGGGCTACCCGGTGGCGAGCCAGCAGATCAGCACCATGGTCAGCTCCGTCTGGCCCCACGTAGGCG is drawn from Heteronotia binoei isolate CCM8104 ecotype False Entrance Well chromosome 4, APGP_CSIRO_Hbin_v1, whole genome shotgun sequence and contains these coding sequences:
- the FOXB2 gene encoding forkhead box protein B2; the protein is MPRPGKSSYSDQKPPYSYISLTAMAIQHSAEKMLPLSDIYKFIMERFPYYREHTQRWQNSLRHNLSFNDCFIKIPRRPDQPGKGSFWALHPDCGDMFENGSFLRRRKRFKVPRPEPHMPTAGKTGSVLHPHLSHYFHPHHQLPPPPQPPAPGKGHPDSTVAAAAAAAAAAAAAAVGKLPQFQPYSPAPGFKHPFAIENLIGRDYKGVIQSSGLPLASVMHHLGYPVASQQISTMVSSVWPHVGVMEPVGGVPISPGDYGPFSMPMKTICHPSAQTLPAIPVPIKPTPALPPVSGIPALTVNPGPQQQLCPPTSPSSSSSLLEQTPPNSSDGKGSLHAAMVHS